TGCCAAGCCCATCCATACGATCGTGTATTCGCTGAGGGGTGCACCAAAGGATTTTAGGCCGTCCTGGTAATGCCACCTGCCGGTTGCTCGGGCGGGTGGACGGAGCGATCTCGCAGGCTGCGGGAGTCGTTCCCGTTATTCGCCGTTGCCCGGCGTTCGCGTCGGCGCCAACTGAACTGGTACGGGGGAACCCATAATAGCTGAACAGCGGACATTGCTGCTGCCGAACGCGTTGCAGGGTTTGGCAATGTCCTGGTTTTTGGAATCATAATTCGATGTCAGCCGCGGACTCGCTGGCGAACCCGTCGGATTGAGCTGACTCGTGGGGCGGAGGAGGGTCGCGGGGATGCAATATCTCGAGGTAGTGGCACGTCAGAGCGTGTTGGTGACCGGTGGAGCCGGGGCAATTGGAAGCAATCTTACACGGGCGTTGTTGGACGCAGGTTGTCCCAAAGTCATCGTGCTGGACGACCTGTCAGCTGCCCCCAGGTGGAACCTACCCGAGGCCAAGAACCTCTTGTTCGTCCACGGTGACGTGGCAGATGAGGTTGTCCTCAAGAGGGTGTTCAACGAGTGGCCACGGGTGGTGTTCCACTTAGCTGCCTTTTTCGCAAACCAGAACTCGGTTGACTACCCGGAGCTCGATCTGAGGACCAACGGCTTGGGTACGCTCAGGCTCCTACAGTATTCGGTGCTTTCCGGTTGCGTCGAGAGATTCGTCTACGCATCCTCGGGCTGTTCTGTCTACGGCAGCGATGCTCCTCTTCCGCTGAAAGAGGAGTACATGTCCATGCACCTCAGCACTCCGTACCAGATCACCAAGATGCTGGGTGAGCTGTACTGCAACTTCTTCTACCACCACTACGGCTTGAAGGTGGTGAAGGCTCGGTTCTTCAATTCGTACGGGCCCGGTGAGGTGCCAGGGCAGTATCGGAACGTCATCCCCAACTTCATCTACTGGGCCATGCTGGGGAAGCCCTTGCCCATTACCGGCACGGGCGACGAGACGCGGGACTTCACCTACGTGGACGACTTGGTGGATGGTCTCCTGCGCGCAGCATACTACGATGTTGCCGTGGGGAGGGAGTACAACCTTTCCGGTGACGCAGAGATCCGGATCCGGGATTT
This Bacillota bacterium DNA region includes the following protein-coding sequences:
- a CDS encoding NAD-dependent epimerase/dehydratase family protein — encoded protein: MQYLEVVARQSVLVTGGAGAIGSNLTRALLDAGCPKVIVLDDLSAAPRWNLPEAKNLLFVHGDVADEVVLKRVFNEWPRVVFHLAAFFANQNSVDYPELDLRTNGLGTLRLLQYSVLSGCVERFVYASSGCSVYGSDAPLPLKEEYMSMHLSTPYQITKMLGELYCNFFYHHYGLKVVKARFFNSYGPGEVPGQYRNVIPNFIYWAMLGKPLPITGTGDETRDFTYVDDLVDGLLRAAYYDVAVGREYNLSGDAEIRIRDLADTVNRLTGNTAGVRYLPRRKWDTKTRIKACIERARQELGYEPKVPFEEGLRRTVQWFRENWDRIVQAASFGPGMSSAVREQW